AGGAAAAAATATCAACAGAAAAGGAAAATCAGAAACCTAACGAAGTGATTAGCGAAAACCCAATCACGGTTAGTGCAGACCAGGAAACTTCCAGAATAAAAGATTGGAAGGCGATGCTTAATCTTTCTGAAACCTTGGTTCAAATGGTTGCGAACTACGACGGATACAAAGTTTATCAATCCATTATGTAGTTAGCCAACTTAAACAAAATCTAACGTACTGATTATTAGACTTAACAGCGGATTCCCATCCGTTGTCCGGGACTCCTATTCCCAAAATTTAACACTCAATTGATTATTAACCCTTTATAAAATTTTTGAATTATGATGAAAAATATTTTCACAAAAAACGTGACAACAAAAAAAGTTCTAACCCTAGCCTTGGCAATTATGGCGATAACTCCCGCATTTGCCCAAGGTGGAGCAACGGCAATCTCGAATGCAGCAAGTGATATCACTGATTATTGGGATCCGGTCAAGCTGATCTTGAAAGCAGTAGGAGGATTGGTCGGTTTTATCGGAGGTCTCCGAGTGTATAATAAATGGACGAATGGTGACCAGGACGTAAACAAAGAGATCCTTGGTTATGGAGGAGCAATGATCTTCCTGATTGTCGTTCCGGAATTTGTAACAGCATTCTTTGCATAGGATGGGATTCTACCTTTATAAGGGGCTGAAAAAGCCCCTTGTATTCTTCGGACTCAAAGGGAAATACATCTTTTACGCAGTCGGTGTTATCGGTGGCGGGGTCATTTCAGCATTGGTACTCTCAAAGTTCGGTCTCTTAGGCTCTTTACTTGGTCTTGCAGTCACCGCAGGCGGAGTTTATCTCATCTTCAGAAGACAGGATAAATATGGTTTGTATGACAAAACCAGAAACTTCGATCACATCTTAATTTTTCCAAAAAGGTTAGGCAGTAATAAACTTTTAAAGAATGGCAACAACAAAAAAACAGGCATTTAGCATTCCTTTTATAGGTTATGATTATGGAAAGGATTTCAATTGGGATTTTGATGTTCTTTTCGGACAATACGGAAACCCTATTATCGGGATCAAGATAAAAAACATCGTAGAACAGTACTCGGCGGACCCGGATAGCTATCTCAACTTTCACACGGTTTTAAATCAGGTGGTATCGATCATTGGAGAGGGGAGAATCGTTCAGAAGCTCGATATTTTTTCCAAAAAAAAATACACCGCTGAACAATCCAACCAATTTCTACAACAAAAATATTCGGAACATTTTGACGGCAGACTTTTCAAAACCATCGAAACGGTGCTTTTGTTTACAGATATCATCGATGATAAACTGAAAAAGAAAAGAAAGCAATACAATTTCTCCGATAAAAGCTATAAAGAACTTCGGGACAAATGCCAAAAAGTATTGATGCTTTTGAAGCAGAATGACTGCGAACCTCAGTTTTTATTTGAGAAAGATTTTGAATACTACATTTCGGGAGTTCTGTCGATGCAGTTTACCGAATCTCCAACATTCGATAATATAAAAAGCACCAACGAATTTTTGCAGATCGGAAACAGATTCGTAAAAAATATTTCTTACGTGGATGTAGAAAACATTGATTTGCCCTCAGAAATTGAACCTTATTCTGTTCTCGGCGGTAACGGTGCAGCTGCTGAAACAGCAGTTGATAATTTTAGTTTTATCAATGAACTGGAAGATTATGAGACCATTGTATACAATCAGATTATTACTATTCCAATTCAGGCGCAACAGCAAAGGGAGCTTGATAAAAAGAAGAAAAAGCACGAAGGAGCAGCTAACAATTCTCCTTCCAATGCGATTATAGCAGATGAAATTCAGACTCTGCTTCATAATATTGCTGTTGATGGGCAATTGGTGGTCAATGCTCATTTTTCAATATTGTTTTCAGCCCAGACACTGGAAAAAATGGAAAACATTCAGTCGATGATTGAAAATAAGCTTTTCACAAAAGGAATCATTGTTTCTAAAAATGCCTACAACCAGTTAGAACTTTGGCGGTCGGCAATTCCGGGCAATGGAACAGAACTTAGGGAATATGATCTTTTTATGACGACAAGCGAAGCGGCCTTGTGTTTTTTTTTTAAAGAAAGTTACCCCGTCAATGAAGAATCCAATTTCTATTTAAGATTTACCGATAGACAAGGCGTTCCGCTAAAAGTAGATCCTTCGGATTTACCGATGAAAACAGGAAGAATTAATAACAGAAATAAGTTCGTTCTCGGACCTAGTGGTTCAGGCAAAAGTTTTTTAATGAACAATATTATCGAGCAGTACTTGACCTACAATTATGATGTAGTGATTGTTGATACAGGAGATTCCTATTCAGGAACTTGTAAATATAAAGGAGGAAGATACATTCAATATACCGAAGAAAAGCCCATTACAATGAATCCTTTTCTGATGGATAAAAAAGAATTTAATATCGAAAAAATCGAATTTTTAACCAACTTGATTTTCTTGATTTGGCAAGGTCCCGATGCTGCAATGTCATCCGCTCAAAAATCCATTTTAGATAATGTGTTGATGTCGTATTACCATCAGTATTTCAACTCAGGAACACAGTGGTATGAAAATAAAACTTCTGAAGAACTCATTCTCTATCTAGGTAAATACAACATTCACGAAGATGATCTTTTTTCTGAATATGAGAATGAAGCCAAAGGACAGCATACTTACTATGACATTTTGGGAATTACTTTCGATGCCAGTTCCGATGAAATAAAAGAAGCGGGAAGAAAATTGTTAAAATTCTATCATCCCGATAAGAACATCAATAATCCTGAATATGAAAGTGAAAATTTCTATAAAGTCTATGAAGCGTATGACACGCTGAACGATGAAGAAAGAAGGAAAATATACAATGAGACACAGTTAATTTTAATCAAGTCGAATGACATCATCAGGCAACCCAGATCAGCTGAAGAATGGAATGAATCCTTTAGAAAAGCCATTATCAGAAAAATAAAAGAACTGGAAGAAAAGCTGGTTGTAACAGAACTTTCGTTCAATGGGTTTTATGATTATTGTGATCAATTTCTTCCTATTTACCTAAATAATAAAAAACACAATATTATAGAGAAGGAATTCAATCTGCGCACCTATTTATTTGTCCTGAAAGATTTTTACAAAGGCGGAAGGTATGGAACGACTTTAAATGAAAGTGCCGATAATACGCTTTTTGACGAATCTTTTATTGTTTTTGAAATTGATAATGTGAAGGATAATCCCAAACTGTTTCCGATAGTAACGCTCATTATTATGGACACCTTTATTCAGAAAATGAGGTTAAGAAAAGACCGTAGAAAAGCACTCATCATCGAAGAAGCGTGGAAGGCCATTGCGAGTAAACTGATGGGAGGATACATCCTTTATTTGTACAAAACGGTGAGGAAATTTTGGGGAGAAGCGGTGGTGGTAACGCAGGAACTGGATGATATTATTGGAAATGCGGTGGTTAAAGATTCCATCATCAATAATTCGGACACTTTTATATTGCTGGATCAGACGAAGTTCAAAGATAATTTCGACAAGATAGCTTCGCTTCTTTCACTTAATAAAGTAGAGCAAAACAAGATTTTCACCATCAACAATCTCAACAACAAATTCGGGCGAAGCCGATTCAAAGAATTCTATTTAAAGAGAGGTTCGAAAGGAGAGGTCTATGGGAATGAAGTATCTCTGGAGCAATATTTAACCTATACCACAGAAAAACCGGAGAAATCGGCAGTTGAATATTATGTACATCAATATGGCGACTATGATGAAGCATTGCGCAGAATAGTTG
Above is a genomic segment from Chryseobacterium mulctrae containing:
- a CDS encoding TraG family conjugative transposon ATPase is translated as MATTKKQAFSIPFIGYDYGKDFNWDFDVLFGQYGNPIIGIKIKNIVEQYSADPDSYLNFHTVLNQVVSIIGEGRIVQKLDIFSKKKYTAEQSNQFLQQKYSEHFDGRLFKTIETVLLFTDIIDDKLKKKRKQYNFSDKSYKELRDKCQKVLMLLKQNDCEPQFLFEKDFEYYISGVLSMQFTESPTFDNIKSTNEFLQIGNRFVKNISYVDVENIDLPSEIEPYSVLGGNGAAAETAVDNFSFINELEDYETIVYNQIITIPIQAQQQRELDKKKKKHEGAANNSPSNAIIADEIQTLLHNIAVDGQLVVNAHFSILFSAQTLEKMENIQSMIENKLFTKGIIVSKNAYNQLELWRSAIPGNGTELREYDLFMTTSEAALCFFFKESYPVNEESNFYLRFTDRQGVPLKVDPSDLPMKTGRINNRNKFVLGPSGSGKSFLMNNIIEQYLTYNYDVVIVDTGDSYSGTCKYKGGRYIQYTEEKPITMNPFLMDKKEFNIEKIEFLTNLIFLIWQGPDAAMSSAQKSILDNVLMSYYHQYFNSGTQWYENKTSEELILYLGKYNIHEDDLFSEYENEAKGQHTYYDILGITFDASSDEIKEAGRKLLKFYHPDKNINNPEYESENFYKVYEAYDTLNDEERRKIYNETQLILIKSNDIIRQPRSAEEWNESFRKAIIRKIKELEEKLVVTELSFNGFYDYCDQFLPIYLNNKKHNIIEKEFNLRTYLFVLKDFYKGGRYGTTLNESADNTLFDESFIVFEIDNVKDNPKLFPIVTLIIMDTFIQKMRLRKDRRKALIIEEAWKAIASKLMGGYILYLYKTVRKFWGEAVVVTQELDDIIGNAVVKDSIINNSDTFILLDQTKFKDNFDKIASLLSLNKVEQNKIFTINNLNNKFGRSRFKEFYLKRGSKGEVYGNEVSLEQYLTYTTEKPEKSAVEYYVHQYGDYDEALRRIVGDLKVFGDSLENLVSLVNLYQNPLDKKINSFYRIMKKEHKGKNVFKVISQELEDRQITFSELISKQNYAYENL
- a CDS encoding DUF4133 domain-containing protein; protein product: MGFYLYKGLKKPLVFFGLKGKYIFYAVGVIGGGVISALVLSKFGLLGSLLGLAVTAGGVYLIFRRQDKYGLYDKTRNFDHILIFPKRLGSNKLLKNGNNKKTGI
- a CDS encoding DUF4134 domain-containing protein; the encoded protein is MKNIFTKNVTTKKVLTLALAIMAITPAFAQGGATAISNAASDITDYWDPVKLILKAVGGLVGFIGGLRVYNKWTNGDQDVNKEILGYGGAMIFLIVVPEFVTAFFA